From the genome of Neodiprion pinetum isolate iyNeoPine1 chromosome 3, iyNeoPine1.2, whole genome shotgun sequence, one region includes:
- the LOC124215209 gene encoding short/branched chain specific acyl-CoA dehydrogenase, mitochondrial, with product MNAVRSLVRQLPRKLIDGRKFHVCATLCQTNPRPLTEFTDDELMMKETVAKLAKDEILPIVRKMEKEGKIDDGLLQSLFANGLMGMEIPEKYGGTGSNFMSTILMVEELAKVDGAVAALVDIHNTLVNSLIIKVGTEEQKAKYLPNLAQKYPGSFCLTEPSAGSDAFSLKTVAKKDGSDYVINGTKMWISNSDIAGVFLVFANADPSAGYRGITTFFVDRETPGLTVAKPEDKLGIKASGTCMLHFDNVRVPESNILGEFGHGYKYAAGFLNEGRVGIGAQMIGMAQGSLDATIPYTLERKQFGQDIFSFQSMQHQIAQAVTEVESARLLVYNAARLVEAKKPFAKEAAMAKLIASETAVRVTAKCIDFMGGVGYTTDFPQEKFFRDCKIGTIYEGTSNMQLSTIAKAIRKEYS from the exons atgaatgCGGTTAGATCCTTAGTGCGTCAA ttaCCGAGAAAACTGATCGACGGTAGAAAGTTCCACGTATGTGCTACACTGTGTCAGACCAATCCTCGTCCCTTGACGGAATTCACCGACGATGAACTGATGATGAAGGAAACTG TGGCGAAACTTGCCAAAGACGAGATTTTGCCAATCgtaagaaaaatggaaaaagagggtaaaatcgatgacggattaTTGCAGTCTTTGTTCGCGAATGGG CTAATGGGGATGGAAATTCCCGAGAAGTACGGAGGCACGGGGAGCAATTTCATGTCGACGATATTGATGGTGGAGGAGTTGGCTAAGGTAGACGGAGCGGTTGCTGCCCTTGTCGATATCCACAACACGTTGGTAAATTCGTTGATAATTAAAGTCGGCACAGAGGAGCAAAAAGCAAAGTACTTGCCAAATCTTGCTCAAAAATAC CCAGGTAGTTTCTGTTTAACTGAACCCAGCGCAGGATCTGATGcattttcattgaaaacaGTGGCAAAGAAAGACGGTTCCGACTATGTTATCAACGGAACTAAAATGTGGATTTCAAACTCAGACATAGCTGGAGTATTTTTAGTATTTGCAAACGCAGATCCATCGGCG GGATACCGAGGCATCACCACATTCTTCGTTGATCGAGAAACACCGGGACTCACAGTAGCTAAACCAGAGGATAAATTGGGTATTAAGGCATCGGGAACTTGCATGTTGCATTTTGATAATGTTAGG GTTCCGGAAAGCAATATACTGGGAGAGTTTGGTCACGGTTACAAATACGCCGCCGGTTTTTTGAACGAGGGTAGAGTCGGTATTGGTGCTCAAATGATCGGCATGGCGCAGGGCTCGCTAGATGCAACAATACCCTACACTTTGGAGAGAAAGCAGTTTGGACAAGATATATTTTCGTTTCAG TCTATGCAGCATCAGATTGCACAAGCAGTGACGGAGGTTGAGAGTGCTAGATTGCTCGTTTACAATGCGGCGCGTCTGGTGGAGGCAAAGAAGCCATTTGCAAAGGAAGCCGCGATGGCGAAGCTAATTGCATCTG AAACGGCAGTTAGGGTGACGGCTAAATGCATAGATTTCATGGGGGGCGTTGGATACACGACTGATTTCCCACAGGAGAAATTCTTCAGAGATTGTAAAATTGGCACAATATACGAGGGAACAAGCAACATGCAGTTGTCGACAATAGCAAAAGCAATCCGCAAGGAATACTCATga
- the LOC124215213 gene encoding uncharacterized protein isoform X1, whose amino-acid sequence MADNEKFELVGRRKRGKRASDVLRDNNTSRNISEYDVDNLSRKLKEAKDELNDSKYKISLFQSLKECTQLLNVDRINEIVCYGLGNFFNLKQSRVPIGFWLDREEPVYNKDDIEFITNALNQSLML is encoded by the exons atGGCCGACAACGAAAAGTTCGAATTGGTGGGTCGACGTAAGCGAGGAAAACGAGCGTCAGACGTACTGCGAGATAATAACACATCCAGAAATATATCCGAGTACGACGTTGACAATCTGAGCCG CAAACTAAAAGAGGCCAAAGACGAGCTTAACGATTCGAAGTATAAGATTAGCCTTTTTCAAAGCCTGAAAGAATGCACCCAGCTCCTCAACGTAGATCGTATCAACGAGATTGTCTGCTATGGCTTAGGCAATTTCTTCAATCTGAAACAGTCTAG GGTTCCAATAGGATTTTGGCTGGATAGGGAAGAACCTGTATATAATAAGGATGATATTGAGTTCATTACAAATGCCTTGAACCAGAGCTTGATGCTGTAG
- the LOC124215213 gene encoding uncharacterized protein isoform X3, whose protein sequence is MADNEKFELVGRRKRGKRASDVLRDNNTSRNISEYDVDNLSRKLKEAKDELNDSKYKISLFQSLKECTQLLNVDRINEIVCYGLGNFFNLKQSRNPKR, encoded by the exons atGGCCGACAACGAAAAGTTCGAATTGGTGGGTCGACGTAAGCGAGGAAAACGAGCGTCAGACGTACTGCGAGATAATAACACATCCAGAAATATATCCGAGTACGACGTTGACAATCTGAGCCG CAAACTAAAAGAGGCCAAAGACGAGCTTAACGATTCGAAGTATAAGATTAGCCTTTTTCAAAGCCTGAAAGAATGCACCCAGCTCCTCAACGTAGATCGTATCAACGAGATTGTCTGCTATGGCTTAGGCAATTTCTTCAATCTGAAACAGTCTAG AAACCCTAAACGATGa
- the LOC124215213 gene encoding protein FMC1 homolog isoform X2 — MNGNLKILRSLINEIRHVAKEKKMKDNIMVQYILEEAKKHRETSEVLCKAREELKSMGENYLCYLESQRKYNEIRTQYAGKGDRSVKETADLVGFKLPHDPK; from the coding sequence ATGaatggaaatttgaaaatcctaAGATCGCTGATTAATGAGATTCGTCATGTagcgaaggagaaaaaaatgaaggacAACATCATGGTGCAGTATATATTAGAGGAGGCAAAAAAACACAGAGAAACGTCAGAAGTGCTGTGTAAGGCCAGGGAGGAGCTGAAAAGCATGGGAGAAAACTACCTTTGCTATTTAGAATCCCAAAGAAAGTACAATGAAATCAGAACTCAGTATGCCGGTAAAGGTGACAGAAGTGTTAAGGAAACTGCTGACTTGGTGGGATTCAAGCTGCCCCACGATCCAAAATAA